The Kogia breviceps isolate mKogBre1 chromosome 4, mKogBre1 haplotype 1, whole genome shotgun sequence genome window below encodes:
- the ADAT3 gene encoding probable inactive tRNA-specific adenosine deaminase-like protein 3: protein MDPTAGDVEPHRDAKAGSPEREPAWQALPILSEQQSGAVELVLAYAAPVLDKRQTSRLLKEVSAVHPLPAQPHLKRVRPSPRPGCPHALEMLLCLAGPAAGMRSLAELLPPLAVDPRGLGQPFLVPVPARPPLTRGQFEEARAHWPTTFHEDRQVTRALAGQLFSAQERVVMQGHMERAVWAAQQAASRGLRAVGAVVVEPASGRVLATGHDCSSAAGPLLHATMVCIDLVARGQGRGAYDLAPHPACSFAPAAAPPGARAGSVRKLDEDTDGLPYVCTGYDLYVTREPCAMCAMALVHSRVQRVFYGAPSPDGALGTRFRLHAQPDLNHRFQAFCGVLEAQCRRLDPDT from the coding sequence ATGGACCCCACCGCGGGCGACGTGGAGCCACACAGAGACGCGAAGGCCGGGAGCCCCGAGCGAGAGCCGGCGTGGCAGGCCCTCCCGATCCTGTCTGAGCAGCAGTCTGGCGCTGTGGAGCTGGTGCTGGCCTACGCCGCGCCGGTCCTGGACAAGCGCCAGACCTCACGCCTCCTCAAGGAGGTGTCAGCCGTCCACCCGCTGCCCGCACAGCCTCACCTCAAGAGGGTGCGACCCAGCCCCCGCCCCGGCTGCCCACACGCGCTGGAGATGCTGCTGTGCCTGGCGGGGCCGGCCGCGGGCATGCGATCACTGGCCGAGCTCCTCCCGCCGCTGGCCGTGGACCCCCGTGGCCTGGGGCAGCCTTTCCTGGTGCCCGTGCCCGCGCGGCCGCCCCTGACCAGGGGCCAGTTCGAGGAGGCGCGCGCCCACTGGCCCACCACCTTCCACGAGGACCGGCAGGTGACCCGAGCCCTGGCCGGGCAGCTCTTCTCGGCGCAGGAGCGGGTGGTGATGCAGGGCCACATGGAGCGGGCCGTGTGGGCTGCGCAGCAGGCGGCCTCGCGGGGCCTGCGGGCCgtgggggcggtggtggtggaGCCAGCCTCGGGCCGTGTGCTGGCCACCGGCCACGACTGCAGCAGCGCGGCCGGACCCCTGCTGCACGCCACCATGGTGTGCATCGACCTGGTGGCCCGGGGCCAGGGCCGCGGCGCCTATGACCTCGCACCCCACCCCGCCTGCTCCTTCGCCCCAGCCGCCGCCCCCCCGGGCGCCCGCGCGGGCTCCGTGCGCAAGCTGGACGAGGACACCGATGGCCTGCCCTACGTGTGCACCGGCTACGACCTATACGTCACCCGCGAGCCCTGTGCCATGTGCGCCATGGCCCTGGTCCACTCCCGCGTGCAGCGCGTCTTCTACGGGGCGCCCTCGCCCGACGGCGCCCTGGGCACCCGCTTCCGCCTCCACGCCCAGCCGGACCTCAACCACCGCTTCCAGGCCTTCTGTGGCGTGCTGGAGGCCCAGTGCCGCCGCCTGGACCCCGACACATAG
- the SCAMP4 gene encoding secretory carrier-associated membrane protein 4, which yields MSGRENNFPPLPKFIPLKPCFYQNFSDEIPIEHQVLVKRIYRLWLFYCATLGVNLVACLAWWIAGGSGANFGLALVWLLLFSPCGYVCWFRPAYKAFRSDSSFNFMAFFFIFGAQFILAVIQAVGFSGWGACGWLAAIGFFQTNVGAAVVMLLPAIMFSVSAAMMAITIMKVHSIYRGTGGSFQKAQTEWSTGAWRNPPSREAQHNNFSGSSLPEYPTVPSYPASGSQWP from the exons ATGTCAG gaCGGGAGAACAACTTCCCCCCACTGCCCAAGTTCATCCCCCTGAAGCCCTGCTTCTACCAGAACTTCTCCGACGAGATCCCTATCGAGCACCAGGTCTTGGTGAAGAGGATCTACCGCCTGTGGCTGT TCTACTGCGCCACCCTGGGCGTCAACCTCGTCGCCTGCCTGGCCTGGTGGATTGCCGGCGGCTCTGGAGCCAACTTCGGCCTGGCCCTGGTCTGGCTGTTGCTCTTCTCCCCCTGCGGCTACGTGTGCTGGTTCCGGCCTGCATATAAGGCCTTCCG GTCTGACAGCTCCTTCAATTTCATGGCGTTTTTCTTCATCTTCGGAGCTCAGTTCATCCTGGCCGTCATCCAGGCTGTCGGCTTCTCGGGATGGGGCGCGTG TGGTTGGCTGGCTGCGATTGGGTTCTTCCAGACCAATGTCGGGGCCGCCGTGGTCATGCTGCTTCCGGCCATCATGTTCTCCGTGTCGGCCGCCATGATGGCCATCACGATCATGAAG GTGCACAGCATCTACCGCGGGACCGGCGGGAGCTTCCAGAAGGCGCAGACGGAGTGGAGCACAGGCGCCTGGCGGAATCCGCCGTCCCGGGAGGCACAGCACAACAACTTCTCGGGGAGCAGCCTGCCTGAGTACCCCACCGTGCCCAGCTACCCGGCCAGCGGCAGCCAGTGGCCTTAG